The nucleotide sequence actTCAGAGTACTTTCTAAATTTGACTTGCAATGGAAGATCACAAAGAGGTAATAAAATGTCTATATTGTTATCCTATatgcttatattttttatttttatttctaatttttagtcTTACTTCTTTTTTCCGTCAagttttgcttcttcttcttgCTGTTGTAGAATGAATTTGGAAGGAGTTTAAAGTTCACTTTCTTGTTTTTCTCTACCTTTCTCCACGTAAATATTTACTGACACTCTGTTATTTATATCTAGTCAAGCAATTTAATCTTTAacagttaaaaaaaatataaaatatatatactctATTGTTTAACCATAGTTATAAATGTTTATACAAAACACACATGACTTTTCATCATGTTTCTTTATGTGCATTACGGTTGTGTCAGAAACATATACTTATGCTCCGCTCAGTGGCGGGCTTAAGATTTTTACTAAGGTAATTTAGAAGATAAAAATGTAAATCCCACAAAGAAATTAAGGAAATTTAATATTGTGAAGAATTTATGTTAGTTAATTAATAGGGGTAAAGTAGTCAAAATTCTCTCTCTGTTTTTTTCTTGCATACTCTTCTTTTGGGGTTGTCAAAGAAGTAATGGGTATCACGACTATAATTTCCTGATTTCTATTCTTCCATTTAAATctcttttttattgaaaaaaaattgtggcTCATATTTAGTCAAATTTGGACTTTGAATGCAAgcaaaatcacacaaaatatttgaaaatgtaAAGGTCAATTaaaggaaatatatatatatatatatatgtacttagCTGTTCCAGCTGGACCATACAATGAACAtataattttgttaatatttttacaagtaatTTATAAATGTATTAGTGATGTGATATGCATATATCTCTGACTTGATCTTGTATCACTTGGCGTGATAAATCTGAATACTTAAGTGGACGTTTAGACCTTCTGAAGAATTTTGTgtttagttatttctaattaaGGAGTAATTGCAATTATATGGGATAATGGATTGTGTTTAAGTTAGTACTTATGCTTGGACAAGGTATAAAAAGTGCTTCCGGAAAAAAcgttaaattttcaacttttgaaataACTTCCGCTACGACTGTTCCAAGtcacttattatttttcttaaaaaaattggtCAAACATTTTAATTATTCCTGCTCGATGAATATAATATCTATTCCTAGATATGATCGTTTACTGTTAACTTCAAAATTCTAGATTAAGCACTTATTAAAAAAAGCACTTTTAATTTCCTAAAATTTGACTGAAATAGTAAGGGTGAATTCGAAAcaaatactattttattttacttaaaataatttttccaaaacgattaatattttgaaacaaattcaataCACTATTCTTTTCGTTATTTTTACTCGTTTAGTATTCCAAAAATAGATGTTCACTTCTGCTACTTATCACTTTGAATATTCTTTCTCCAGTCTAAATTATTTGTCCTAAATTTTTTATAGtttctcattttacttttttttttcattaagtaagaacagacaattttttttttcttgttttaccttttgcattaattacaatttcttcaaattaaattgtaaacatcatttaataagtgtattatgataaactaggcatgttattaattatttttgttaatcaaTATGTCtctcaatttgagacggaggaagtattaaaaaagaacaactcttttttttaatttgttttatccttaacattaattacttatttttcaaaacctaAGAATACATATCAATTAATGAGGGGCGGATCTAGGGGGTATGAGAGGGGGTTTTCAGGAACCCTGTAACTTTTGTGAGGATctagtatttatatagagaaatctagtaaatatataagaattgcATGTTGCAACTCATAAACAAAGTGTATTATTGATTTGATAGAATAAAGGGGCTTGTAAAAGTTTTACCAACCTCTTGGTTGTAGTTTCTAATCTCGTTACttactatttacttttatttttatttaacatggAGAATCCACAGCGAAGGAGAAGGAAGTAATAGATTTGTTGATATGCAATTGATAATTTGTCTTCATTTTACCAGAAGGCATGGCTATCAGTGCCAACATTTGGGGACTGGGATCAAAAAGGAGTTGTGCCAGACTACTCAATGGATTTctcaaaaataagagagaatagGAAAAGGAACAAATCAAGAGCCAGTCTAGGAAATGAGGAAGAACTCAATTCCTCCTCAACTACAAGTAATAATAATGTGAATACAGTTCATTCATCAGCCCAAAGCAGTGATCAACATTACCATCAAAAACACTCTCCAAATGTAAGATTGTGCAACATTAATTCATTTACATATTACCCCCTCCGTTCCTAAATAAGTGATGTTTAgataattaagaaaatagtacTCTCTTCGTTTCATATTAATGGACCCTTATAGACTTGACACAccccttaagaaaatatttattggagtttattttaccaaattaactttattaattatgctttgaaaacaTAAACTTGAGtatatacactttgtttagtcatttaataataaggatagtattgaaagaatataataaaatcctcttgatttaATCAAagagacaactaaattgaaacaaagatTTTTAGAAAGAGGTTCAACTAAAACGAAACAGAGAGAGTAATGATATTCTTTCAATTTTAACCTTCATTCGTTAACTAAAGAGAGTTTGACATAACCAAGAAATTAATAAAGATCTACATCTTTTACAAGGTACTTACTAcggataaattaataaaattattctttagtTTTTAGAAATGAGCAGTTTCTTATGGAGTGTGTCTAAGCTAAAACAACTTATTTAGAAAcgatggaaatattattttgcttagacttgtgttgCATCATTTTTGGTTTGAATGTTGATATAGTTTTGAACTCTCCTAAAATGTTGTTAAAGGTGTgtgatccttcaaaagtagtagATTTTGGAGGATTCGATATGTGTgtaataatatattttgaaagttCAAGCAATATAAATTAATACTTCCTTCGTCTCAAATTATTTATCGTGATTTTCTCCCTTAAGAAATACTGCCTCTAGTCGATACTAATTGAATGTATGATGATATCAGTCTTTTGATTATTTCCAGTCCATTCTCCTAGAGGATATTACTCCCTCTAGTACCCCTTCTGTTTTTAGTTAATTAGCCAAACCAATATAGTTAGAATGTCGACTATGAATTCAATTAAACTTAATAACTTTAGCTCaaatcttatatttattttaaaaacatattatagAAAGACATTATTATTTAGAATTcagtaattttaaaaattcaaaatttaaactctataaattttaaattctaattcTGTCGCTACAAATATGCCATTCAATAGTCAATTACATAGACGAGACAAGTAGTTGTCAATTATGTACTTCCTCTATCCATATTTATTtgtcaacaacaataacaacatcaacaacaacacacccagtGTATTCTCATGTAATGGGGTCTGAAGAGGGTGAGTGTACGCAGattataccactacctcaggtgaagtagataGGCTGTTTTCAATAGACTCCCGACTTAGGatcgataacagtataacaaacacaaaacataaatgcatataaattagtatagtatgcaaaataaactaataccgttagccacaagataatactaaaaactatctaaccaaaacagacatcacacaacaccacaaacaagaaacttcagacacaaaaGAACACTCCCCCACtgttaccgacgcactcccaccccctaaccctttaccctaatccgcgttctccacaccttcttatcaagggtcatgtcctccggaAGTTGTAACTGCCCCATATCATGCCTAATTCCTGCCCTCCAATACTTCTTCAACCTATCTTTATCCctcctaaaatcatccatagccaaggTCTCACACCCTCCACACTGGAGCATCAAAGCCTCTCCCcaaaacatgtatgaactaacgtaacctcacttctcgcatcttgtcctctgCCGAAGCAACTCCCACCGTCtcttgaataatctcattccgcaccctatctttcctggtatggccacacatccatcgcaacatcctaTCTTTATTTGTCCATATTATTAAATATCTCATAtcattaaaaatagatatttaataatatttatccagtttgaaaaattaatggataaatatccATTTTTGCCCATTTACCCAtggtattaaatattattcattactTAATGCATTTCTCAGAACATTATATtaggaaaaattacctaaaaccaCAACATAACTATCTAAACTTCTAAAAATCTCCCCACTTCTTAAAAATTACCTAAATCccaacatttcatattttttactatttctaaGATACAAGTTAACCCTACATGTATTTAATGTATGTATCTACTGTGATACaagttaatcacattagatacatgTATCAGCAGTATATATCTAATGCAATTAACTTGTATTATCAGAGGTCAAATGTTGGGATTTTAGAAGATTTTGAAAGATATTGAAATTTTTGGTAAGTAATGGTAAACATGTCggtatatatgtaaaatttactatttttattatatttaaagggtGATATAGCTAGTAAAATTATCCTTCTTGTTTATTGTTTCTTAAGGTGTGTATTAAGTTAAAAgtatacaaataaaaatgaacggAGCGAATAGCATAAACAATAAGGGAAGGTTGAATACATTGACAACTCATTCAATATATTTCATTTAAACACTCAATTATGACGTGTTCAAATCAAACACTAACACATGATAAAATGTTCCTATTAGACATTTTTggttcaaattttaaatcttttctttttttgtgtagGCTCACGCTCGTTACATAGataaatcaatcacacaaactaTATATGTCACATATTTTAATTATACATATCAGCCTCAATCGAAACAGACTTGAGATCTTTCATTTATTGAgactaatatatataattatgagaaataacatatattaagTGATTAACTTATAATGTAATGAACTcctaaaaatacacaaaaaagtTTTTTATAACTTAAGCCAGAAACGTCACTAGATATAGAACACTATATTATGCAATCAGGTGTTCAATCGTAACATATCaaaatttaaagagaaagaaGCATAGTTGTTTGGATACATGTGTGCCCCATACATAAATGGTTTAAATTAGGCACAAAATGGTGTTCTCGTGTGAATTTCCTCTCATTGATGTTGATGGTACGTGTGTTGTCATTGGATAAGTACAATATATATCACATGAACTCTGTATACAAGTTGCAAGAGAGGGATGTTTGCAATGCCTTATTGGGTAAGCAACTTATCTTGTCCAGAAAAAAGTTGTTTGAGCAAGTGTTGTATTTGCAAGGCACATACAATTGCTGTTATTTATGTAAGGTAGTGTCTGGCTTGTTGTGAAAATAGTGTTTTAGGTAGGACAGAACATTTTTTTTAGAGTGTATTAGGTAGGACAGAAAATATATTCCTGAaaaatgtttttatgaaaataagtgaattttttattcatcttcttgTATTTGATATGTAAGtaacacaaaaattattttaaaagtacttATATATAATCTAAACAAATAATAAGGAAGGTGAGGGTGATACGTGTGGGATGATGGAGATGGGGACTAGAAGGAGTGGGGTGCAAATGATGGTGTGTTGGAGAGTGCGGAAGACATAATTAATGTGGAATGTCTCCCGTGAAACTTGTTTGGTCAGTCAATAGGTTCAGATTTTTGGTTGGTTCGCTTCCGCCCTCTCATGCTCCATAAGTGGGCAGAATGATCAACTTAGAGGCGTCCACCTCCTCTTGTTCAGACATGTCCTCGTGATATATCAGAGGGAAGCGTTTCCTCTTTTATAGACTCTGCACATGCAACTCGATTTTAGATTAGTCGGATGAGtgagttttaaatattaaatgattatactagaagaaaataaagaagataaacaTACTAGATTGAAGACTATGCTCAAATTCTTAGTGCTATATATGTTTCACTTAATTGATATGAATATTTTGGAATAGCTGTTGCttctttgtatttctttttttaacattcattttatttctattttttttttttttttggcagaCAAGGAGAAGCATTTTCAGTTGCTTCAATTGTTGTGTGAAAGCTTGAAGCTTCATGCGATTAATTTTGGTGTTCTATGTATTGATAAATGTACCAATTATATAATCAAGTTGATTTCATTTCCCATGTTTTGAAGTTGTTAGAAATAGGAAattaatattgttttttttttttatcttcacaTTTGATGATCTAACAACTTTTGTCAAGAACAGGAGTCAAGTGCTAATGATGATTGCTTCTTATTATCCACAGCTTCATgctacaatatttttttcttaacaacGGTGGTATTCGGGTCAAATTTTAATGCATTTGAACTATTTCAGAGTATTTGTTACATAAATTAAGTGTTAGTGATGATTGCTTCTTGTTGTCCACAATTTCAtgccacaatattttttttcttaacaacgatgatattttagttaaattttgATACATCTCAACTATTTTATCGAGTATTTGTTACATAAATCAAATGATCGTGGTAATTGTTTCTTGTTGTCCACAACTTCATGctacaatatttttatttttaaaatatgatggtATTAGGGTCAAATTTGGATGCGTTTTGACTATTTTATTGACTATTTAATGCTTATTGTATTTTTGATGTGAATAGAATTTGATTCTATGACCTTTAAATTAGATGGTGAATCGAAACAAATAAGTAAAGGAATTTATCATCCAGTTTAGATGATCTTTTAGAGCTGACATAATTATCTAATTTGCAGCTAGCTAGGTATTAATTTTGAGATGGCCGAGTTTGTCTAAGGCGCTAGATTAAGGTTCTGGTCCGAAAGGGAAAGGGCGTGGGTTCAAATCCCACTCTCAACAAACAGCTCGACTTTTCTATGATCACATAGGGGTGTGCATCAGTCGGTTCGGatcaattttatatattattggtttggtttatcggttttcaatttttaaatatgcaaaactaataaccaaatcaataagatattttttagcGATTTTTGTTTTTTAGTCCTTAAAGGtttgattttcggtttaaccgataagaaagtacccataaaataaaaatagtagtaactaacatgaaaaagaCCTGAATCTTAGTTTCAatcaaaaatcctacatgatgtgttttaattgacAAGAAgtttcaagtttgaactaaatgttattaggagaaattaagaatttatataattgaaatagaaattaagagaaatatataataagtcattcatatatatatatcgatcGATTCGCTTTTTGCACACCCCTATAATCACAGGCATTCTATATTTTTAGAGGGAAAAAAGAAGATTTTTTCATAAAACTTTGTTTAGGAAAATAAATCGTTTAACAATGGACAATATAACTTCTCTAATGAAAGTATCTACCTAGAGGTAGAGTCAGAATTTCAACTAAGAAGTTCGATAAATATCACTTTCATCCACCACATTGCTATATTCTCACCACACCAATGGTATTTGAATAGACTGCATACAGATGTTTTTGAGATAATATTTTCTGCTATACTTATAAATATCAAAAAGTAAGTAAAGAATCACTTATTTTCGAGAAAACTAACTCATTTGTACCAAAAACACTCTTTATGACGTGAATCTAAAACAAATATAGTAGTACCCAATAGTCATTTTTAGAAACAAATATTATAGTACCCAGGAGTCATTTTTAGATAATAGTTTAATTTCACGTGCCTCACATGTGTAacttttaactatttaaaattagatgattttatctataGAGATTGTTAATGGAgtgaaaaaagttcaaatcacttctcaaagatccttcatactttaatataataatgtaaatataacatgtattttattgtaagcacatgtATATTTTATcacagaagtttcaagtggttaatgaatcGTCACTTTTGCGTTtatcatgcagtacctcttttcttactgctagaggctaagagagacgcatcgatTTGATCATATTTGTAGTaaggttattttttttatatttaaaaacttttcttatttttaatgtcaaatctttaaaaaatctttgattagttacttaaaacttttaaaaatttggtactttttatattttcttaatctaatgctttcatatttatttctaaatttttgaaatCTTCTTAAATGAAAACGATagtagttgtcattaattctaatgacttttaataagaaaaggtttactataaatatttagttatttttcaacatttaaatattaggaaaatagtgaaaaaacgattttatctaaaacagagatttttaataatggataaaaaattcaaacaatatttctaagccccttcatacttttaataaataTAGATCTAGATTTATATTAAGCTATTTCATTTCCTTACTGTGAATCCCTGATTGacactaaaattgaaataattctTTTCCTAAAGTTGATGgctattatatatattaatttataatgtAGCTGAGGAATCTACTGTTTCATCTAATTACAAAGCGTGGACCTCAATTGACAACAAACACTCTGGAGAAAAAAGGGGTGTACTTAGATATGAACTTTGTTATTAACCGATCTCTAAATTGCTAGTCGATAATTTCTTTTGTAATTCGTTACTAATCAACCACAAAATATAATTCGCGGCAAATTTTACTGTTTAGCTTTTCATCAATATGTGTTTATTTAGTAgtgaaataactaaatatataaaagaatattTCAGTAgagtattatttattattattcttatgcaCCCTATACGACATCTTAATGCCTTCTTTGGGAACTTtaagatttaaatagataattgtGTGGAATGACACATCtagacataaaaaaaaatcataaatattatagGTCTTTGTAGTTAAATACCTCGACTTAATCCCAAAATTTTCCAGTAAGACGGTAATTGAGAAAGCCAGTGAAACTAAAATTAATAGCTTTATAGTATCATTAATTAGCACCAAATACCTTTTTGTTGGTCTAAACACTTactaataagattaaaatatatgattgatCCTTTTTGTACTTTAATATTTAATCATTTCCTTCTTATATAAACAATTTAATATCTtagtatctatatctataatctataatatattaaaaatgtgaagggccttaggaatgtcgtttgaactttttgcccttctttaaaagtcttttctttagataaaatcgttttttcactattttttttctaatatttaagagttgaaaattaattaaatatatttatggtaaaaccttctctaattagaagtcattagaatgaattacaactaatactttttccatcagtttaagaattctaaatcaactaaatttgattttaagaatatttaaaaaataaattaaatatcttatggtaaaacctttctttattagaagtcatcagaattacggcaactaatacttttttcattagtttaaaatgtttaaatcaactaaatttaattttataagatttgaaaaatctagaaataaatataaaagcgttaaaataagaaaaatttaagaagtgtcaaatttttaaaagtattgagtacgtaataagaatgtaatcaatgattttgtaaaaatttgactttaaaaacaagaaaagattttaaatatagaaaaaacgGAAAAATAACCATACATTGACtttcaaaagaagaaaagattttaaatataaaaaaaataatcataccacaaatatTGTTCAAATGaatgtgtctctcttagccttTGATGGCAAAGAAAAGAGGTACTgaatgacaaacgcaaaagtaatTATCCATCAACCACATAGAACTTCTGGTGataaatatatatgtgattgcactaaaatatatgtttatgtttatattattatattaaagtgtgaagaatctttaaaaagtaatttaaacttttatactttattaaaaatctccgcaatagataaaattatttaattttaaatgatcaaacgttacacgtgtgAGACACGTGCGgttaatctaatatatatatatatatatatatatatatatataatatacacacacacacatatatgtatgtatatatgtattgttgggttcgaaattgagagggcgtcatgcggaagcttatagTCTGCAAACcattgttgggtttaattggtgtgaatggaaaatggagggacacaaccttttgaggaaaagacacattattttggaaaaggagtgactgttcagatagttgtgtctgttcagaaaaaagacacaatgtttcgaatgaacagacatgactcttccaaagaatgctccttttcggatgaaccatttccacctttcggaaggggcactttatggctatataaacctgcattttttttTCCACAGATTTAGTATGACAAATTTCTGCATAAGGAAAatattctcttgcttctaaaaattttgtgtgatcatctcccattgagtgagttcgaagaaaaccaTAAAGTTTAAGGTACTGCTACATTCTGGTTGTGAagctattttatcctgggaggaaaattccgcaacctcgggtacttgaggggagttatttccttaaggacactccgcgAATTCGGAGGACTTAACTTTTTTCTgcttatctatttttctttaagaaactgaaaacatacttctttgaaagatcattttgatcttgtgttgaaggtattggacaacttcataagtgttcttgatttattcttgaacttgtgttgaagtagtgttgcgaaaatacagattttgtgtacattgaaaaacaacaatcttaaggaaataatttactaatatgtatatttactattttttcagtAAATAattgaacttcatattgatagttcttcaactttttggacttgtatttgaagttcttgaaacttcattttaatagttcataagttggttgaacttgtgttgaagttcttaacatttggttttgctatttttcagaaaatagtttgaacttcattttgttgatgttcataagttgggttgaacttattgttaaaagttcaaagttgtaaatacagAGTTAAAACTTcgtttgattgttcatatgttaatttgaacatgtgtttgaagttattattgaaaaatacaaattatatcaaaattgagaaaaacaacaacattaaggaaaatataaaaatatttatttttgcgcttgtttggtgaaagaaaaaaaattatggccaTTTATAAATCAAGTGTTTGGTTAATCTGTATTGGGTCTGATTTTATGGAGACTAAAATCTTTTAATTTCTACTCCGCTgattagaagaatataaaaaattcaCCGATTCATTAAGATCTCTGTATTGATTTCTGGAGTTCAAAATCTGTGGGATTTCactctgtttgaatttgattatgatttgacGTCATAAAAACTTTTTCATGTTTCATAGTTCATtcggttgatgatttgaagatataaaaacttcatcattgactagaaacaagttggctaaagattaaattctttattgttagtattctgaaatactaaagagTATGTCAAATATAGACAAAAAAGTGACGAATAAAACTGAACAACAAACTGATTTGGTTGTGAATGGTGTTGTCCAAATGACTACCAATGTTGCGTCATTAAGTTGTTCAGGTATTGCTCTAACAATGAAAACGacagagaaatagaaaaatattttagtgtgaacttcaaagaatggCAGCAAATGATGTCATTTTGACTGGCCAAACTTACAATGCAAATGCTCGCAAGTATAGATCCTCATATTCTTAAAAACAAATAATTTGAAAATCAATTgtcttatttgaaaaatcttaTGAGTCATTTCAAGATAGACGAGGATATTGAGgtgaatgaaaaaaaatcatcaatgatggttgcaaatcctgttaaggatgatgctccaaacaataagaagatgaagaagttttCTGGACAAGAAAAGAGATTAGATAAACATGTTGGAAATAActagaaaaattgaaaatctatGTGATATGATCACTGAAAGCAATCTAGTTGGATATCCAAATGAATGGTGGTTTAATTTAGGAGCCACTAGACATATTTGAGCAGATAAAGAagcttttgctacttatgattCCATTGGTCCCAAAGAAGTGATCTTCATGGAAAATAATACTACAACCAAGGTTGAAGGAAGTGGGAAGATGTTCCTAAAAGTGACTTCCGGCAAtgtgttgactctcaacaatgttctCCATGTTCCTACTATTAGGAAAAACTTAGTGTTGACAACACTTCTCATTAAAAATGAGTTTAAGTGTGtgtttattttggataaagttgtaataagcaagaatgaaatatatgtaggaaagggctacctcaatgagggccttttcaaactttatgtaatggttgttgaaatgaAGAAAGTTGAGGCTTCTTTTTACTTGTTAGAGTCAAACAATTTGTGGCATAGTCGTTTAGGACATGTCAACTACAAAACCTTGCCAAAAAACTTactaacttaaaagttttgccaaactttgagttcaataaatcaaaatgtcaaatgtgtgtggaatcaaagtatgctaagcttccgtataagtccgttgaaaggaattcaaaTACCTTAGACTTAATTCACACAGACATCTGTGATATAAAGTCAGCACCATCTTGTAgtgggaaaaatattttatactcCCCCcgttaaaaaagaatgacctattttgacttgacacaaagtttaagaaaataaagaagacttttgaatcttgtaactttaaattaaagttgtgtcaaataccaaaataccctttaatcttgtggtcctaaatatgctatgtgaaaagttaaaattaaagtattgccaaaaaaagaaaggggtcattctttttgaaacggactaaaaagaaaagtaagtcattctttttgaaacggagggagtaacttttattgacgattgcactagatactattatgtctatttgctaaacggtaaggatgaagcaatagatgcgtttaggcaatataaaacagaagttgaaaatcagttagagaaaaagatcaaaacaataagaagtgataggggcggagaatatgaatctcgctttgcgcaaatatgtgtaaagaatggacttgtccatcaaactacaaccCCATATTCACCTCG is from Capsicum annuum cultivar UCD-10X-F1 chromosome 5, UCD10Xv1.1, whole genome shotgun sequence and encodes:
- the LOC107871046 gene encoding uncharacterized protein LOC107871046 isoform X2, producing the protein MEDHKEKAWLSVPTFGDWDQKGVVPDYSMDFSKIRENRKRNKSRASLGNEEELNSSSTTSNNNVNTVHSSAQSSDQHYHQKHSPNTRRSIFSCFNCCVKA
- the LOC107871046 gene encoding uncharacterized protein LOC107871046 isoform X1; the protein is MEDHKEKAWLSVPTFGDWDQKGVVPDYSMDFSKIRENRKRNKSRASLGNEEELNSSSTTSNNNVNTVHSSAQSSDQHYHQKHSPNVRLCNINSFTYYPLRS